The proteins below come from a single Harpia harpyja isolate bHarHar1 chromosome 2, bHarHar1 primary haplotype, whole genome shotgun sequence genomic window:
- the LRRTM1 gene encoding leucine-rich repeat transmembrane neuronal protein 1 produces MDFLLIGLCLNWLLRKPPGLILCTLGIFSKMLPAVNSGCPQLCRCEGRLLYCESLNLTEMPRNLSGMMGLSLRYNSLSELHDGQFTGLMQLTWLYLDHNHICSVEGNAFQKLRRVKELTLSSNKITQLPNTTFRPMPNLRSVDLSYNNLQSLEPDLFHGLRKLTTLHMRSNAIKFVPVRIFQDCRSLKFLDIGYNQLKSLARNSFAGLFKLTELHLEHNDLVKVNLAHFPRLISLHSLCLRRNKVTIVVNTLDWIWQLEKMDLSGNEIEYIEPHVFESVPHLKSLQLDSNRLTYIDSRVLDSWKSLTSISLSANAWDCSRNVCALASWLSNFKGRYDSNLLCATPEYAQGEDVLDAVYAFHLCEDAADPTSINTLSPVTNNSDQTFGYGSATATYDVQDGEGDRTTYAITVTMPGENSENAVQIHKVVTGTMALIFSFLIVVLVLYVSWKCFPASLRQLRQCFVTQRRKQKQKQTMHQMAAMSAQEYYVDYKPNHIEGALVIINEYGSCSCHQQPARECEV; encoded by the coding sequence ATGGATTTCCTTCTTATTGGTCTCTGTTTAAACTGGCTGCTGAGGAAGCCCCCGGGGTTGATATTGTGTACGCTGGGTAtcttttctaaaatgcttccAGCCGTGAATAGTGGGTGTCCACAGCTATGTCGGTGTGAGGGCAGGCTTTTGTACTGTGAATCACTGAATCTTACAGAGATGCCTCGCAACCTGTCGGGCATGATGGGCTTGTCTCTGCGGTACAACAGCCTTTCAGAGCTGCATGATGGACAGTTCACAGGGTTAATGCAGCTCACGTGGCTCTATCTGGATCACAATCACATTTGCTCAGTGGAGGGGAATGCCTTTCAAAAATTGCGGCGAGTTAAAGAGCTCACCCTGAGTTCCAACAAAATAACCCAACTGCCCAACACCACTTTCCGACCCATGCCAAACTTGCGCAGTGTGGATTTATCATACAACAACCTACAGTCTTTGGAGCCTGACCTGTTTCACGGGCTGAGAAAACTAACAACTTTGCACATGCGGTCGAACGCCATCAAGTTCGTGCCAGTGAGAATTTTTCAGGACTGTCGCAGCCTGAAGTTTCTAGACATAGGATACAATCAGTTAAAGAGCCTGGCTCGAAACTCTTTTGCAGGCTTGTTCAAACTCACTGAGCTGCACCTCGAGCACAATGACTTGGTGAAGGTGAATTTAGCCCATTTTCCCCGGCTCATCTCCCTGCACTCTCTCTGCTTGCGAAGGAATAAAGTTACCATCGTAGTAAACACTTTGGACTGGATATGGCAACTTGAAAAAATGGATCTCTCCGGCAACGAAATCGAGTACATCGAGCCTCACGTTTTCGAAAGCGTACCTCACCTCAAATCCCTGCAGCTGGACTCCAACCGGCTGACCTACATCGACTCCCGAGTCCTCGACTCCTGGAAGTCCCTCACTAGCATCAGCCTCTCTGCAAACGCCTGGGATTGCAGCCGTAACGTTTGCGCCCTGGCCTCCTGGCTGAGCAACTTCAAGGGTCGCTACGACAGCAATCTGCTCTGTGCCACCCCCGAGTACGCGCAGGGCGAGGATGTTTTGGACGCGGTGTACGCTTTTCACTTGTGTGAAGACGCGGCAGACCCAACGAGCATTAACACCCTCTCCCCCGTAACGAACAACAGCGACCAAACGTTCGGCTACGGCTCTGCCACCGCCACGTACGACGTGCAGGACGGCGAAGGGGACCGAACGACATACGCCATAACCGTGACCATGCCCGGCGAGAACTCGGAGAACGCCGTTCAGATTCACAAGGTGGTGACGGGAACCATGGCgctcattttttccttcctcatcgTGGTTTTAGTGTTGTACGTCTCCTGGAAGTGCTTTCCGGCCAGCTTAAGGCAACTAAGACAGTGCTTTGTAACACAGcgcagaaagcagaagcaaaaacaGACCATGCATCAAATGGCTGCCATGTCAGCCCAGGAGTATTACGTTGATTACAAACCCAACCACATTGAGGGAGCCCTGGTGATCATTAATGAGTACGGATCTTGTTCCTGTCACCAGCAGCCAGCGAGGGAATGCGAGGTGTGA